caggaaatagaatgaaaagataaggCACAGGCAGGGAGCAAACCTTTATAAAACACATGCgataaaagacttgtatccaaaatatacaagaacTCTTTAAAACTAGAGATGACCCAAATCCCaattgaaaatgggcaaaaagcTGAACAGACACCACAAAGATGATATACacatggcaaataagcacatgaaaagatgctcatcacatTGTCAGTagagaactgcaaattaaaacaatgagggaaccctgggtggcgcagcagtttagcgcctgcctttggcccagggcgcgatcctggagacccgggatcgaatcccacatcaggctcccggtgcatggagcctgcttctccctctgcctgtgtctctgtctctctctctctctgtgtgtgtgactatcataaataaataaaaatttaaataaaataaaataaaaaaataaaaataaaacaatgaggtGCCGGgcggggcacctggttggttcagtggctgagcatctgcctttggcctttggctcaggtcatgatcctgcggtcctaggattgagtcccacatcggactcccctcagggagcctgcttctccctctgtctatgtctctgtctctctcagtgcctctcatgaataaataaaattaaaaaacaaaaaacaaaaaacggaaTGAGGTGCCATATACACCTATGAGAAAgactaaaatccaaaaaattGACAATACCAATTGCTGGTgatgagaaacacaaagatgaCACATCTACTTTGGAAAGACAGTgtacagtttcttacaaagctactACACCACACAAGCTAGTTTTCAAAGctgttgaaaacttatgtcccaCAAAAACACGCATGCAtgtttaaagcagctttattcataatcaccaataACCGGAAACAAGCAAGATGTATTCAATAGATGAAGGGATAAACTGAACTATATCTACGCtgcagaatattattcagttataaaaaacGAGCTGCCATGCTCACGCCCTGAAATGATACAGATGACCCTTAAATGCATAGTTGTTCCCCCACGGGGGGAACTGCTAATCATTCTAATACCCCTACACATGTACACTGGAACTGAATAATTAAATGGTTGGTAGATGCAGAATCCAGGTTTTTCAAGATTGGAATGGGAGGCTACAGATAAGCAATGAGCATATAGAACACCCAAATCTTGGTCTCTAGTATTCCAATTAAAGAtaccagggctccttggagacaTGGCAGGTTCTAAAACTGGGATGGGATATATGCAAATCAAAGGTTTAGCAGCTTGTAGGGCCAGATCCAAGGACATGCTGCAGTACACACCACACCCCCCCCCAGTGATGAGATAggtcaaaaaaactaaaagtgtgcctgggtggctcatttaagtgtctgcattcagctcaggtcatgatctcagggtcctaggatggagccccacatggcaccgggcttcctgctcagtgggaagcctgcttctccctctccctcaggccctccccctgcctgtacgtctaataaatctaaaaaaaaaaaactaaaacaaggaCCATGTGAAAGGGATCCCAAGgaccaaagctggaacaatttgagcaggaaaataaagtagtattagaTTATAACTCAAAGCAAACTATCCATGAGTCCACAGTAATAAATGACTGAGTAAATAAGGGAGAACAGACAAATCTCTGATGCAGAAGAATTCTAAATGATGatgcagacagaggcagaggtgggaCATAGCCCCCACTCCTCCTTCAGGATGGGCAGCAGTACAGAGCAATACACTTGAGAAGAGGGCagtatggaaagaaagaaagggtaacGTCCCAGTGGAGAAACCTAACAGGAGTGACCTCAGCCAGGTGACCTAGGCCAACACCACCAGTGACAAGCCAGGTTTATAGGAGGGACCACACTAATGGAcaaagaacaggagaaaaaacatCTGCACTATCTTCAGATTCTctaaatccaaaacaaaacaaaacaaaagtttattttagaataaagaaggcaactattcatatatatacatttccacAGAAAACAGCTGTGGAAACAAACCCGCCTGGTACCTTAGTTTACCTGGAGGTATGCTAGCAGTAGGGTATTCTGAGTCTTTCATTCAAATACCTGATCCCATTAAGCTGTCTTTCTTAAGACAAAACCCACTAGACTATGATGAAAGGTACACTGCTACATAGGACAGGAATAGAGGAAACAAAATTAGCCAGgacaataaatgaaaacttacagTAGCAGTTCTCTGCTCATCAAACTTTGACAGTTTCTGAAGTTCTCTGTAGACAGCTCCAAGAGGTGCATATTCTAGAATTAGGTAAACTCTGGTGGCATCATGGAAATAACCATACAGCCTAAGAATATTTGGATGCCTGCAACAAAGGATCAATATTCTAATACTTGGTTTTGGAGAAGATACAATATGTACTACTGATGAAACCCCTCATGTAAAACTAGTGAAAACTGGTTCTGGTCACAGACCTCCCCACCACATCCACCCACCCAATTTGAGCATCTGAAACTCCAGACCTACTAGGAAAACTTAAATACAGCTGCACGTTAGTGCAGAGTATTAATGAACTTCAGGTTTGGTTAAGACTATTTCCTTCCCTTAGACCATCTTTATTCTTAGGGGTAAAAATTCAGCTAAATGTTAGTTCTCTGCacattagagaaagagaagcatgACATTCCCATAGCAGTATGATCCCCAAACACTAGGAGACACAACTTTAAAGCAGGGTTCAGCAACAGTGGGAAAGGTGGGCCGCCAAGAACTTCATGCAGCTGAGAACACAGCCAGCACAGCAGCCCTTCAGCCCCCACCAGCTGTTGCCAGGGAAGGATCTAAACCTGATGCAGACAGGTCTGTAAGTATTTATGACTGATTCAAACCTGAAAAAAACacgaaagaaagagagagagagagagagaggaaggaaggaaggaaggaaggaagggagggagggagggagggagggaggagggaaggatgggaaggatgggaaggatgggaaggaagggaaggaagagaagaaaaagacccACTGGCTAAAGTCAACCTGCAGAGGCTGCCAGTCTGCAACCTCTGCTTAGAACTCAGAAGTATCATTCCCCTTAATTATGtgcgcacatgcatgcacagatgcacaggcacacacacgtgcacacacacacaaacgggCTCATGTACATATTTCATTAACAAAGCATAAACCTCCAAGGGACTTTTCAGGACCACAGCACTCAtctagataaatctttttaaaaatggtgaattaAATCATTCTTCACAATACTACAGAGCAGGCCTTGCATCGTTTAACTCTTAGTAACTAAGTTCTGCACCACATTCTTTTGAACGTCAATCTAGAAACTTACCTAAGGTGGGACTGTATTTCTACTTCTCTTCTCAGCTGATGTTCAACTCCTGCTTTCTCCAGTTgagctttaaataatactttaatagCCAGGATaaacttgctttgtttttcccttgcCAAGTAAACATTACCAAACTTTCCTTTACCCAGTGGGCGACCAATTTCAAAATCTTCCAAAGCCCATTGccttctaggaaaaaaatttgaacattttaaaatgtgaaaaaagcaaattttttcTAACAATTTATTATTAAGTTGTAGATATgtctataaataattttatatttgaagttaTATTCAATACGTACCTTGGCAAGAACCAAGCCAATAACTACTATATGTGTCTCCAAAGACATTAAACCCTCCACTCCTCCACCTGCCAATAACTGTATGAGTCAGTGACCAGGAACAATCTGGACTTTTAGAGCTGAAGCACTAATGCTAAGTGTCCAAAGGCAGTACTGCACTCTGAATTACAGACCTATCACAACCACCACTGAAGACCACAGGAAAGGTTAGGGAAGTAATTCGAGGGAGAAGTCTTAAGAACTTCTGTGGGCCTCTTGCAAACGAGCCACAGCCTCTTCCTCCATCCCAGACATGCTAACTCTCTGGAGTGGAGAATCACTCTGATAAAGCAAGGGGGGTAGATCCtacagggcaggtggggggcgaGAACCACTGGATTTAGATTCTCAGAAACCTACTATGAAAGACAGCTAAAGCAAAACAGCATGTGGGTTCATTCCTGGCTCCTCCTGCTACATTCTAGACATTACATTCTACATTCTAGAGTCTAAGCAGTTCAGAAATTAAGAGCAGACTTTTAGAAAATATCTGGGGAATATATCATAAAGAATAATTgatactgttaaaatatccatagtCATATATACATGTGTCTAGTTTTACAACAGGACTGCCTTTTGATAACAAACTTGCACTTCTGTATAAGATTTGAACTAGGTAGAGAAACATACCCAAGCTGTATGTAGTGGTTACATCTGAGGGTAGAGAAGAGCTTATTTTACACATTTCTGTAACAGATTCATACAAGTTTTTCAAAATTTGGAAAGCAGTCGGAAAAGCTGGAGTCCCTAGTAAACATcgttaaaatacttttttttaaaggttagaaTTTGTAAACATGTACATTTtctaagtgaaaatataaaaacctcTTTTTTAATAAGTTCCCATAATTAAACTTGCAGTGGTGTATTCTAATAGAATGATAACACAGGACTTTGTAAGTAAGATAAAGCTTACTTTtttgattcttcatttttctgttttgttgccaGTTCCTTTTCAGAATTATTTCCTATACAGAAGAagttaaaaaatctgtttttagaaCAGCtgtaattatttcagaataactATACAGAATAAGTTAAAAACCTATGAACAGAAATGAATCAAAGAAGGGCCACTAAAATATTAATGGTGTCTCCAGAATGGTAGATCTGggctatttttagttttctttgtagaaaaaaGAACACCATACCCTAACCCGACTCCAACCAGGTGAAGTCTTTATAGATTTCCAGAGTAAAGACAAGCAGATACATATACAGCTAGGCCATCTGATAATTTAAAGACTCAAGACTGTGAGATTCTCCCTGAAGCTTCTGTTTCCAAATGAAGAGCTTCTAAGGCAGAATTTCCAATCTCTCCATCCATAAGCTCCCACTCATCATCTTTCCCCCCACTAGGTGAGCGAGCCCATGTCCATCTGCTATCTGCTATGTGCAAATTACCAACAATGTGCAACAAAACATAGACCAACTACCTTCCTTCCACTAGATTAGTCGCCaaggggaaatataaaaatagaagccACCGAGTCAGTAAAATGTACAATAAACCAACTGCGCAACAGGGTGTTCATTAGCCAGAGGCTATATAGGACATTTCCACTTCAAATTCCAGCAGCAGCAGGGTACACTCTGCTCAGATACCTGAATGTGGGCCCTAACTGgttttctccctctatgtttcaCTACTTCCATTAATGCCATTAATAGGACCACCATCCCTAAGTCCAGTTTACTGCCCAGTTCTATCCAGTCTTCATCTTCAGTGAGCACTTGAATTTGTCTGCACTTGTCCATCCTGGCCTATCTGAGGGGAAGTTAATGCTTCTGAgtctccacttcctcctctgtaaacaGAGTTAATGACAGACTACCTTCACTGTGGTCCTGAGGATGGAATGAAGCAACGTGGATGAAGGAAGCTGGTCTCCTGAGCGTGAGCATGGCAAACTGTAAGTAACTATTAATATGTACCCTGCTCCACCCAGTTCAGGACGTGGCCATCTTTGACCTACCCCCAACAGCCTTCCTCCTGCCTACTACCCCAGGATGCAGCATTACTACTCACCACTTCATTCTACACATCCAGAGGAAGCCTCTTTCATAAAGGccagctcctcctctgctcaaaaACCTTTCAGAAATTTCCCCACGTACAGGGGATGAAAGCCCCACTCCACGACACAGCCAGAGGGCCCACCATGACCTCACCTGGCCAGCCTCAGTTTATCCATGTCCATCCACTTCCCCGGCTGCTCTCCACACTCCCAACCCTGGAGCTTTTCACTATGCCCCACAAGCATACCACGAAGGTAGGAATCAGCATTCCATCCTGGGCCCAGGGCTGGCCCACAGGAGACACTGCTACTTCAACCTGAAATCACACTTTCTCCCCATCCTTAATAAAAAGGATGTAGAAGCAAGGGCTCCAAACAATAAATCCAAGTCTATCCGCTTGCTTGCAACTAGAAGGAATAACTATCCAGTATTAGTCTCAAGAAGTTGATTTACCAGGGGCTGATGACGAGGGTTGCTCACTCTTTTGGGTATTATTCAGTGACCTAGAGGCAGGACGAGGGACACCAGTTGCCTGCAATTGCTTCTGCTTCAGATTCTGAGCCGGTTTATGGCTGGAGACGAGCTTTTGGGTTTGTGGAGGAACTCGCTGGGAAGAATTTGAAGGACACAAGACCCGCTGGGCCTggccactatttgcagataatgGATTCTGTGAAGGAACTTGCTGAGTCACCAGAACACGTTTTGGACCATCACCAAGTGCAATTGCAGTCTAGATTGGGAGGGAAACATAAATTTCATGTCTTCGTAAACAAAAGCTGAGTGTTTTGAGAATTCCACAAAGTCTGTTTTCCTAGTATAGCAAAATACATATTCCATGATAATCCATGGAATGGGAAAGCTATTTTCATCAGCACTCCCAGAGGATATGGTTTGTATACAGCTGAAAGGAATACCTGAATGATACCTCCCACCCACCTCAAAAAAACCATGCCCCCAAAAACATTCATTAACTAAACTTCCATCTAAAAAGAGAGACATTAAACACTTTCTAAGAATTCTCAATGATTTGGGAATTACTACTTGGCAAAAAGCAACAATACcaaaattttataacaaaatccCAATTCCATTGAAATTTATTTGGCAGTACCATacatgtttagaaaaaaagacaaatatgtcgAAATATTTAACAGTGGTTATCTGAGTCAAGATgttttaaaagactgaatttttGCATTTGCCAGATTTCCACAAAATActtctattatttattaatgtttcaTTGTCCAAGTATTTACAAAATGGTTCTGAGCCAAAAGAACTAtggcaaagaagaaacaaataggaTCTTCGAAAAGTTAGGtcaaaatacattatttacatGCCAATAAGTGGAGGATCACAAGcttaagaaaaaagttaattCTAAGACCTTGAACCAGTCAAACTAAAATGGGGTAGAGGACTTCCTCCAACTACAATGGAGGAAATCTCCTCATAAACACGGAAACAATGCTAGGAAGGGAAGCCTCAGAGTTCATCACAAGCTCACTAGGTATGGGTGCTTCACAAGAGACAGGTATCCAATTTCCAAGTAAAAGTCAGTTACTTCTGAAATTAGTGACATCCACAGGCAGCGACAAATGTTTTAAACAgagcagcttttaaaaatgatctttatcATAGGAATTGAGAATCAGATACAATGACTCAAGTTAGCCTTTTTCTAATTGGTTATTGACTTTtagccagtaaaaaaaaaaaaaaaaaagttaggtatCCATTTACTTGAAAAACttctcacacctatcagaatggctaacaccaaaaacacaaggaACAAGTTGTTGATGAAGACTTGGGGGAAAAGGAACCCTTGcacactactggtgggaatacaaaccaGTGCAGGTGAAGCAGTATGGAGGCTCCTGAAAAAGTCAAaaataggggagcctgggtggctccgtaggTTGGAcatctgactcatggttttggctggggtcgtgatctcaggaggtcgtgagatagagcccaaGGTCAGGCTCAGCACCGAGTTTAGAACCTCCttaacattctctccctctccctctgccacagccg
This region of Canis lupus dingo isolate Sandy chromosome 24, ASM325472v2, whole genome shotgun sequence genomic DNA includes:
- the AURKA gene encoding aurora kinase A isoform X2 gives rise to the protein MDKSKENCIAGPVKTAIALGDGPKRVLVTQQVPSQNPLSANSGQAQRVLCPSNSSQRVPPQTQKLVSSHKPAQNLKQKQLQATGVPRPASRSLNNTQKSEQPSSSAPGNNSEKELATKQKNEESKKRQWALEDFEIGRPLGKGKFGNVYLAREKQSKFILAIKVLFKAQLEKAGVEHQLRREVEIQSHLRHPNILRLYGYFHDATRVYLILEYAPLGAVYRELQKLSKFDEQRTATYITELADALSYCHSKRVIHRDIKPENLLLGSAGELKIADFGWSVHAPSSRRTTLCGTLDYLPPEMIEGRMHDEKVDLWSLGVLCYEFLVGKPPFEASTYQETYKRISRVEFTFPDFVPEGARDLISRLLKHNPSQRPTLKDVLEHPWIMANSSKPSSSQKSKDSTSKQS
- the AURKA gene encoding aurora kinase A isoform X1 — encoded protein: MDKSKENCIAGPVKTAIALGDGPKRVLVTQQVPSQNPLSANSGQAQRVLCPSNSSQRVPPQTQKLVSSHKPAQNLKQKQLQATGVPRPASRSLNNTQKSEQPSSSAPGNNSEKELATKQKNEESKKQWALEDFEIGRPLGKGKFGNVYLAREKQSKFILAIKVLFKAQLEKAGVEHQLRREVEIQSHLRHPNILRLYGYFHDATRVYLILEYAPLGAVYRELQKLSKFDEQRTATYITELADALSYCHSKRVIHRDIKPENLLLGSAGELKIADFGWSVHAPSSRRTTLCGTLDYLPPEMIEGRMHDEKVDLWSLGVLCYEFLVGKPPFEASTYQETYKRISRVEFTFPDFVPEGARDLISRLLKHNPSQRPTLKDVLEHPWIMANSSKPSSSQKSKDSTSKQS